In Plodia interpunctella isolate USDA-ARS_2022_Savannah chromosome 30, ilPloInte3.2, whole genome shotgun sequence, the following proteins share a genomic window:
- the LOC128682595 gene encoding zinc finger protein 728-like isoform X1, which yields MNYTEEFVVKTEIDDSGMDFNIEIEVLNKDWCMDDENFGTTNPFAEEEIVIDYDERLNNIMRCCRCGELFVDSRSLFQHNLTHLFVPLEKLPDKILDFYEPPDVPTESNSLLMKRKMDILENTETKPDMLIKCEIVECDSEIMEQIIDTESKTDSIVNQQSGPLVIDRKLKKKKTEDNNNEIPITKRDHQCNICLKVFNYKHWHAHMNEVHSTITITCKLCKKDYKSKKSLRKHSCGAKPKEKVIKKINPKDLGSFKCSECNSVFNSKDCMQKHVKNVHSKAVRCEICNSRLGSEMYLAAHIRRVHYDDGKVHSCDVCGKIFKSPRYVKIHMKNTHCKKSNTEDSVGNAQFRAGESAHASDKRVDAKIAVRSETYDVA from the exons ATGAATTACACGGAAGAATTCGTAGTGAAAACTGAAATTGATGATTCTGGAATGGACTTTAACATAGAGAtagaagttttaaataaagactGGTGTATGGATGATGAGAATTTTGGCACAACTAACCCGTTTGCTGAAGAAGAAATTGTCATAGACTACGACGAACGgttgaataatattatgagaTGTTGTCGCTGCGGTGAGCTCTTTGTAGACAG ccGCAGCCTGTTCCAACACAATTTAACGCATTTATTTGTGCCTTTAGAGAAATTGCCCGacaaaatattagatttttatgaaCCACCGGATGTGCCTACGGAATCCAACAGTCTACTTATGAAACGGAAAATGGACATTCTAGAAAATACCGAGACCAAACCAGACATGCTGATAAAATGCGAAATTGTTGAATGTGATTCAGAAATTATGGAACAAATCATAGATACAGAATCTAAAACAGATAGTATTGTAAATCAACAATCCGGACCACTAGTGATTGACAGAAaactgaagaagaaaaagactGAAGATAACAATAATGAAATACCGATAACAAAAAGAGATCACCAATGCAATATTTGTCTCAAAGTTTTCAATTACAAGCATTGGCACGCCCACATGAATGAAGTTCACTCCACAATTACAATTACATGTAAATTATGCAAAAAGGATTACAAGTCGAAAAAAAGTTTAAGGAAACACTCATGCGGTGCCAAACCAAAGGAAAAggttataaaaaagataaatccGAAAGATTTAGGGAGTTTCAAATGTAGCGAATGCAATTCTGTGTTCAATTCTAAAGACTGTATGCAGAAACATGTCAAGAATGTACACAGCAAAGCTGTGAGGTGTGAAATATGTAATTCTCGTTTAGGGAGCGAGATGTACTTAGCCGCTCATATCAGACGAGTTCATTATGATGATGGGAAAGTCCACAGTTGTGATGTTTGCGGTAAGATATTCAAATCTCCAAGATATGTTAAGATACATATGAAAAATACCCATTGTAAGAAGAGTAACACTGAAGATTCTGTTGGGAATGCACAGTTTCGTGCAGGTGAATCCGCGCATGCGTCAGATAAGAGGGTTGATGCCAAGATCGCCGTGCGTTCAGAAACATATGACGTGGCTTGA
- the mRpL43 gene encoding large ribosomal subunit protein mL43, with translation MSNNNIFMKSGFVRAPLQNGVGRYVCQLQRIVLKFCKTHGGSRGIREFIEQDMVEFAKENPGVVMYLKPRRHRSPVIVAEYLNGDRVWMNMHNKTHSEITKWIELLRTQQGDVSSTRLRKYQYTDHPSIQGPWTPWTFKNPELNTVKFPDAKLGSNDRLPMSATEQLRLMFERQKLSESDRELPTAE, from the exons ATGtccaataacaatatatttatgaagtcCGGCTTTGTCCGGGCGCCTCTGCAGAATGGCGTCGGCCGCTATGTCTGTCAGTTACAGAGAATAGTGTTAAAGTTCTGCAAAACTCACGGTGGAAGCAGAGGaattag AGAATTCATAGAACAAGACATGGTGGAGTTTGCGAAGGAGAACCCTGGAGTTGTGATGTATCTCAAGCCGCGCCGTCACCGCAGCCCTGTCATTGTGGCGGAATATT TGAATGGTGACCGAGTATGGATGAATATGCACAACAAAACCCACtcagaaataacaaaatggatTGAGCTGCTCCGCACCCAGCAAGGAGACGTGTCCAGCACTCGCCTCCGCAAGTACCAGTACACAGACCACCCCTCAATCCAGGGCCCATGGACTCCATGGACCTTTAAGAACCCAGAATTAAACACAGTGAAGTTCCCTGACGCTAAGCTCGGAAGTAATGACAGGCTGCCGATGTCCGCTACCGAACAGTTGAGGTTGATGTTTGAGAGGCAGAAGCTGAGTGAGAGTGACAGAGAGTTACCGACAGCTGAATAA
- the LOC128682595 gene encoding zinc finger and BTB domain-containing protein 41-like isoform X2 has translation MLSLRRSLFQHNLTHLFVPLEKLPDKILDFYEPPDVPTESNSLLMKRKMDILENTETKPDMLIKCEIVECDSEIMEQIIDTESKTDSIVNQQSGPLVIDRKLKKKKTEDNNNEIPITKRDHQCNICLKVFNYKHWHAHMNEVHSTITITCKLCKKDYKSKKSLRKHSCGAKPKEKVIKKINPKDLGSFKCSECNSVFNSKDCMQKHVKNVHSKAVRCEICNSRLGSEMYLAAHIRRVHYDDGKVHSCDVCGKIFKSPRYVKIHMKNTHCKKSNTEDSVGNAQFRAGESAHASDKRVDAKIAVRSETYDVA, from the exons aTGTTGTCGCTGCG ccGCAGCCTGTTCCAACACAATTTAACGCATTTATTTGTGCCTTTAGAGAAATTGCCCGacaaaatattagatttttatgaaCCACCGGATGTGCCTACGGAATCCAACAGTCTACTTATGAAACGGAAAATGGACATTCTAGAAAATACCGAGACCAAACCAGACATGCTGATAAAATGCGAAATTGTTGAATGTGATTCAGAAATTATGGAACAAATCATAGATACAGAATCTAAAACAGATAGTATTGTAAATCAACAATCCGGACCACTAGTGATTGACAGAAaactgaagaagaaaaagactGAAGATAACAATAATGAAATACCGATAACAAAAAGAGATCACCAATGCAATATTTGTCTCAAAGTTTTCAATTACAAGCATTGGCACGCCCACATGAATGAAGTTCACTCCACAATTACAATTACATGTAAATTATGCAAAAAGGATTACAAGTCGAAAAAAAGTTTAAGGAAACACTCATGCGGTGCCAAACCAAAGGAAAAggttataaaaaagataaatccGAAAGATTTAGGGAGTTTCAAATGTAGCGAATGCAATTCTGTGTTCAATTCTAAAGACTGTATGCAGAAACATGTCAAGAATGTACACAGCAAAGCTGTGAGGTGTGAAATATGTAATTCTCGTTTAGGGAGCGAGATGTACTTAGCCGCTCATATCAGACGAGTTCATTATGATGATGGGAAAGTCCACAGTTGTGATGTTTGCGGTAAGATATTCAAATCTCCAAGATATGTTAAGATACATATGAAAAATACCCATTGTAAGAAGAGTAACACTGAAGATTCTGTTGGGAATGCACAGTTTCGTGCAGGTGAATCCGCGCATGCGTCAGATAAGAGGGTTGATGCCAAGATCGCCGTGCGTTCAGAAACATATGACGTGGCTTGA
- the LOC128682508 gene encoding zinc finger protein 69-like isoform X1 encodes MEMEDFSLCRTCLEQSSLHPIFVDCIDQTEYSNAIFVTTGLKVAAGDGLPQKMCTECVAFLNNCMKFRQKCRDSEAYLLNLKKELEWKKSCNSVQAEVTETMLDDSDDDDIPLRHLIEKNSDCGQLDLKTGPHKTTGKTGKEKNKNKSAVNKKEAKLSHLYEILDASGRRVRCKLCLRELSVRSVSSHVSRAHPHADRARVACELCERRVTREKLKRHVMLAHGADAGTCVYCKREFGRAALVAHARGCEQKRKARKPSAASRQLSQCSSCHKTMQTASLRAHQRRHAGLAPVCEYCGQRLSNKLRLLEHLRAKHGLDQLRCSRCDFRCASLTALRNHERRHLGVKPFVCEQCGAAFHARALLARHRHRHRRGRGVQCPLCPATFKANNSLHTHKLSVHGSALFRCGQCGRGYRARHYAVRHLRQVHRYTGDSPPVTKETMVLEKNIQNTT; translated from the exons ATGGAAATGGAGGATTTTTCATTATGTCGCACGTGTTTGGAACAAAGTTCTTTGCATCCAATATTCGTTGACTGCATAGATCAAACAGAATATTCGAATGCAATTTTTGTCACCACAGGTTTgaag GTGGCAGCTGGCGACGGCCTTCCTCAAAAGATGTGTACGGAGTGCGTGGCATTCCTCAACAACTGTATGAAGTTCAGGCAGAAATGCAGGGACTCCGAGGCATATTTGTTGAACTTGAAAAAGGAATTGGAATGGAAGAAAAGTTGCAACAGTGTGCAAGCAGAGGTGACCGAGACAATGCTGGATGActctgatgatgatgatataccATTGAGACATTTAATTGAGAAAAACAGTGATTGTGGCCAGTTAGATTTGAAGACTGGCCCTCACAAGACAACGGGTAAAactggaaaagaaaaaaataaaaataaaagtgcag TGAACAAAAAGGAAGCAAAACTGTCGCACCTGTACGAAATATTGGACGCGAGCGGGCGGAGGGTGCGCTGCAAGCTGTGCCTGCGAGAGCTGTCGGTGCGCAGCGTGAGCTCGCACGTGTCGCGCGCGCACCCGCACGCGGACCGCGCGCGCGTCGCGTGCGAGCTGTGCGAGCGCCGCGTCACGCGCGAGAAGCTCAAGCGTCACGTCATGTTGGCGCACGGGGCCGACGCGGGCACCTGCGTT TACTGCAAGCGTGAGTTCGGGCGCGCGGCGCTGGTCGCGCACGCGCGCGGCTGCGAACAGAAGAGGAAGGCGCGGAAGCCCTCGGCTGCG TCCCGCCAGCTGAGCCAGTGCTCGTCGTGCCACAAGACCATGCAGACGGCCAGTCTGCGCGCGCACCAGCGCCGGCACGCCGGCCTCGCGCCCGTCTGCGAG TACTGCGGACAGCGGCTCAGCAACAAGCTGCGGCTGCTGGAGCACCTCCGCGCCAAGCACGGGCTGGACCAGCTGCGGTGCAGTCGCTGCGACTTCCGCTGCGCATCGCTCACCGCGCTCAGG AACCACGAGCGGCGCCACCTCGGCGTGAAGCCGTTCGTGTGCGAGCAGTGCGGCGCCGCGTTCCACGCGCGCGCGCTGCTCGCGCGGCACCGACACCGCCACCGGCGCGGCCGCGGCGTGCAG TGCCCGCTGTGCCCGGCGACGTTCAAAGCGAACAACAGTCTGCACACTCACAAGCTGAGCGTTCACGGCTCGGCTTTGTTTCGCTGCGGCCAGTGCGGCCGCGGCTACCGCGCGCGCCACTACGCCGTGCGCCACCTGCGGCAGGTCCACAG GTACACAGGCGATTCGCCGCCGGTCACCAAAGAAACGATGGTCCTTGAgaagaatattcaaaatacgACTTAG
- the LOC128682508 gene encoding zinc finger protein 425-like isoform X2 yields MEMEDFSLCRTCLEQSSLHPIFVDCIDQTEYSNAIFVTTGLKVAAGDGLPQKMCTECVAFLNNCMKFRQKCRDSEAYLLNLKKELEWKKSCNSVQAEVTETMLDDSDDDDIPLRHLIEKNSDCGQLDLKTGPHKTTGKTGKEKNKNKSAVNKKEAKLSHLYEILDASGRRVRCKLCLRELSVRSVSSHVSRAHPHADRARVACELCERRVTREKLKRHVMLAHGADAGTCVYCKREFGRAALVAHARGCEQKRKARKPSAASRQLSQCSSCHKTMQTASLRAHQRRHAGLAPVCEYCGQRLSNKLRLLEHLRAKHGLDQLRCSRCDFRCASLTALRCPLCPATFKANNSLHTHKLSVHGSALFRCGQCGRGYRARHYAVRHLRQVHRYTGDSPPVTKETMVLEKNIQNTT; encoded by the exons ATGGAAATGGAGGATTTTTCATTATGTCGCACGTGTTTGGAACAAAGTTCTTTGCATCCAATATTCGTTGACTGCATAGATCAAACAGAATATTCGAATGCAATTTTTGTCACCACAGGTTTgaag GTGGCAGCTGGCGACGGCCTTCCTCAAAAGATGTGTACGGAGTGCGTGGCATTCCTCAACAACTGTATGAAGTTCAGGCAGAAATGCAGGGACTCCGAGGCATATTTGTTGAACTTGAAAAAGGAATTGGAATGGAAGAAAAGTTGCAACAGTGTGCAAGCAGAGGTGACCGAGACAATGCTGGATGActctgatgatgatgatataccATTGAGACATTTAATTGAGAAAAACAGTGATTGTGGCCAGTTAGATTTGAAGACTGGCCCTCACAAGACAACGGGTAAAactggaaaagaaaaaaataaaaataaaagtgcag TGAACAAAAAGGAAGCAAAACTGTCGCACCTGTACGAAATATTGGACGCGAGCGGGCGGAGGGTGCGCTGCAAGCTGTGCCTGCGAGAGCTGTCGGTGCGCAGCGTGAGCTCGCACGTGTCGCGCGCGCACCCGCACGCGGACCGCGCGCGCGTCGCGTGCGAGCTGTGCGAGCGCCGCGTCACGCGCGAGAAGCTCAAGCGTCACGTCATGTTGGCGCACGGGGCCGACGCGGGCACCTGCGTT TACTGCAAGCGTGAGTTCGGGCGCGCGGCGCTGGTCGCGCACGCGCGCGGCTGCGAACAGAAGAGGAAGGCGCGGAAGCCCTCGGCTGCG TCCCGCCAGCTGAGCCAGTGCTCGTCGTGCCACAAGACCATGCAGACGGCCAGTCTGCGCGCGCACCAGCGCCGGCACGCCGGCCTCGCGCCCGTCTGCGAG TACTGCGGACAGCGGCTCAGCAACAAGCTGCGGCTGCTGGAGCACCTCCGCGCCAAGCACGGGCTGGACCAGCTGCGGTGCAGTCGCTGCGACTTCCGCTGCGCATCGCTCACCGCGCTCAGG TGCCCGCTGTGCCCGGCGACGTTCAAAGCGAACAACAGTCTGCACACTCACAAGCTGAGCGTTCACGGCTCGGCTTTGTTTCGCTGCGGCCAGTGCGGCCGCGGCTACCGCGCGCGCCACTACGCCGTGCGCCACCTGCGGCAGGTCCACAG GTACACAGGCGATTCGCCGCCGGTCACCAAAGAAACGATGGTCCTTGAgaagaatattcaaaatacgACTTAG